The Astyanax mexicanus isolate ESR-SI-001 chromosome 12, AstMex3_surface, whole genome shotgun sequence genome window below encodes:
- the trh gene encoding pro-thyrotropin-releasing hormone codes for MRAACLILLSFLALCNLSGTQCQNIPAAEEEPEERPSLEEILQRAQTLLMRAIIKKMEEEGNAEETFAPQSEWLEKRQHPGKRQHPGRREEEEEEEDGDYPELQKRQHPGKRWMLEQMMETPGAQNALLNELAKRQHPGKLLVLYSKRQHPGRREAGAEEPDSGDLWEMDKRQHPGKRFWDASPSDASAGTPCDLLASSPGCSKAGLLLELLHSASKSRAEEKRQHPGKRMILEEDLSDVE; via the exons ATGAGGGCAGCGTGCCTCATCCTCCTCTCCTTCCTTGCGCTGTGCAACCTGAGCGGGACGCAGTGCCAGAACATCCCCGCTGCTGAAGAGGAACCCGAAGAGCGCCCGAGCCTGGAGGAGATCCTGCAGCGCGCGCAGACCCTGCTGATGCGCGCCATCATCAAGAAGATGGAAGAGGAAGGCAATGCAGAAG AAACGTTCGCTCCTCAGTCAGAGTGGCTGGAGAAAAGGCAGCATCCGGGGAAGCGCCAGCACCCGGGCAGgcgcgaggaggaggaggaggaggaggacggagATTACCCCGAGCTTCAGAAAAGGCAGCACCCGGGTAAGCGCTGGATGCTGGAGCAGATGATGGAGACCCCCGGCGCGCAAAACGCGCTTCTAAACGAGCTGGCCAAGCGCCAGCACCCGGGGAAACTGCTCGTGCTGTACAGCAAGCGGCAGCATCCCGGCCGGCGCGAGGCGGGCGCGGAGGAGCCGGACTCCGGTGACCTGTGGGAGATGGACAAGCGGCAGCACCCGGGCAAGCGCTTCTGGGACGCCTCGCCTTCAGACGCGTCGGCAGGCACTCCCTGCGACCTGCTAGCTTCTTCCCCAGGGTGCAGCAAAGCCGGCCTGCTGCTCGAGTTGCTGCACAGCGCAAGCAAAAGCCGCGCGGAGGAAAAGCGGCAACACCCGGGCAAGAGGATGATCCTGGAGGAAGATCTAAGTGATGTGGAGTAG